From Miscanthus floridulus cultivar M001 chromosome 15, ASM1932011v1, whole genome shotgun sequence, the proteins below share one genomic window:
- the LOC136507941 gene encoding protein ZINC INDUCED FACILITATOR-LIKE 1-like: protein MEESSSSPLLEKRYYPGCPGCANDQKKDLQEGMPYKEFLYIWVICLSAALPVSSLFPFLYFMIRDLHVAKRTEDIGFYAGFVGASFMLGRCLTSSVWGIAADRIGRKPVVMVGILSVVIFNTLFGLSTSYWMAIATRFLLGALNGLLGPIKAYAIEICRPEHKALGLSLVSTAWGIGLIIGPALGGYLALPAEKFPDIFSPESFFGRFPYFLPCLCTSVFATVALASCIWMPETLHKHKVHENENKIVEALEAHLIDSKENVEKNSSLDEKKSLFKNWPLMSSIIMYCVFGFHDMAYTEVACVVHLFFVSA, encoded by the exons ATGGAGGAGAGCAGCAGTTCGCCGTTGCTGGAGAAGAGATACTATCCGGGGTGCCCGGGCTGTGCTAACGACCAGAAGAAGGACCTCCAGGAAGGGATGCCATACAAGGAGTTCTTGTATATCTGGGTCATCTGCCTTTCTGCTG CTTTACCAGTGTCATCACTATTCCCTTTTTTGTATTTCATG ATAAGAGACTTGCATGTTGCAAAAAGGACAGAAGATATTGGTTTCTATGCTGGATTTGTAG GCGCTTCATTTATGCTTGGTAGATGCTTGACTTCATCTGTTTGGGGAATAGCAGCAGATCGTATTGGGAGAAAGCCAGTAGTCATGGTTGGCATTTTGTCTGT GGTCATATTCAATACCTTGTTTGGGCTTAGTACTAGTTACTGGATGGCAATAGCTACACGATTTCTCCTTGGTGCTTTAAATGGTTTGCTTGGCCCAATTAAA GCTTATGCTATTGAAATTTGCCGACCTGAACATAAAGCTCTGGGACTATCACTT GTCAGCACCGCTTGGGGGATAGGTCTGATCATTGGACCGGCTCTTGGAGGCTACCTTGCACTG CCTGCAGAAAAATTTCCAGACATCTTTTCTCCAGAATCATTCTTTGGAAG GTTCCCGTATTTCTTACCCTGCTTGTGCACATCAGTCTTTGCTACTGTTGCTCTTGCAAGCTGCATATGGATGCCG GAGACACTACACAAGCATAAAGTTCatgaaaatgaaaacaaaatagttGAAGCTTTGGAGGCCCATCTGATTGACAGCAAAGAGAATGTTGAAAAAAATTCTAGCTTGGATGAGAAGAAGAGTttgttcaagaattggccattgaTGTCATCCATAATTATGTATTGTGTCTTCGGATTCCATGATATGGCTTATACAGAGGTAGCTTGTGTCGTCCATCTGTTTTTTGTATCCGCCtga